From a region of the Desulfovibrio legallii genome:
- a CDS encoding ABC transporter permease, which translates to MQAVKRQHSFGVAEVILFLSIAILVIVVVVPVALIFFNAFFVDGQFNAADVVKTLSEGETYQALLNSLFIASGVTLCATTVGTFFAWLVTRTDIPYKGFMKSMFLVPFMLPSFIGALAWKMLLSPRAGYINRLWRDLTGSESALFDIFSYGGIIAIETMYLFPFVFIQVCGALERMDPTLEESARISGAGLFTITRKITLPLVMPSILSGALLIMLYSMAHFGTVAVLGIEVGIYNIPTLIYERIHQSAGSFDSIRTGTVLASVLVVTAACIIWLQRKILGSGKYQIIAGKSFRPMELKLRGLRTPLFLFCLLYIGVTIVLPTVTIFLVGGLKTYGVPITWENLSLENYKYVLFEWDQTQQAIKNSIGLGLAAATITMFAGVMISYVIVKMKVRGKGILEFLGMLPFSVPGSVIALGVILAWSGRFGINLYNTIWIILIAYIARYMAFSLKANSAALEQVHDSLVEAARACGATMWQALRDIVLPLVRPGMVAAFFLIFLPALRELTVSVMLYGTTSRTIGVAIYTLNEDGETVTSAALAGIALILIVTGQTIINHFAKTRQA; encoded by the coding sequence ATGCAAGCGGTCAAACGACAACATTCTTTTGGCGTGGCGGAAGTCATTTTATTTCTGTCCATTGCCATTCTTGTCATTGTGGTTGTGGTGCCGGTGGCCCTCATCTTTTTCAACGCATTTTTTGTTGACGGTCAGTTCAACGCTGCAGATGTAGTCAAAACCCTCAGCGAGGGGGAGACGTACCAAGCGCTGTTGAACTCGCTGTTCATCGCCAGCGGCGTGACCCTTTGCGCCACCACTGTGGGCACCTTTTTTGCGTGGCTGGTAACGCGCACCGACATCCCCTACAAAGGTTTTATGAAAAGCATGTTTCTGGTGCCATTCATGCTGCCTTCGTTCATCGGCGCACTGGCCTGGAAAATGCTGCTTTCGCCCCGTGCAGGCTATATCAATCGCTTATGGCGCGACCTTACCGGCTCGGAGAGCGCGCTGTTCGACATTTTTTCGTATGGCGGCATCATCGCCATTGAAACCATGTATCTTTTCCCCTTTGTCTTCATTCAGGTCTGCGGCGCGCTGGAACGCATGGACCCAACGCTGGAGGAATCGGCCCGAATCTCCGGCGCGGGCCTCTTCACCATCACCCGCAAAATCACCCTGCCGCTGGTAATGCCCAGTATTCTTTCTGGGGCACTGCTCATCATGCTGTATTCCATGGCCCATTTTGGCACAGTGGCCGTTCTGGGCATAGAGGTGGGCATCTACAATATCCCTACCCTGATTTACGAGCGCATCCACCAGAGCGCGGGCAGCTTTGATTCCATCCGCACCGGCACTGTACTGGCCTCGGTGCTGGTGGTAACCGCAGCGTGCATCATCTGGCTGCAACGGAAGATTTTGGGATCAGGCAAATACCAAATCATCGCCGGCAAGAGCTTTCGGCCCATGGAGCTGAAGTTGCGCGGTCTGCGCACGCCGCTGTTTCTCTTCTGCCTGCTGTATATCGGCGTAACCATTGTGCTGCCCACGGTAACAATCTTTTTAGTGGGCGGACTGAAAACCTACGGGGTGCCCATCACCTGGGAGAATCTCTCTCTGGAGAACTATAAATACGTGCTTTTTGAGTGGGACCAAACCCAGCAGGCCATCAAAAACAGTATCGGGCTGGGCCTTGCTGCAGCCACCATCACCATGTTCGCGGGGGTGATGATTTCTTACGTCATTGTCAAGATGAAGGTACGCGGCAAGGGCATCCTGGAATTTTTGGGCATGCTGCCTTTTTCCGTTCCCGGTTCGGTTATTGCCCTGGGCGTTATCCTGGCCTGGAGCGGGCGCTTTGGCATCAATCTTTACAACACGATCTGGATTATCCTTATTGCCTACATAGCGCGCTACATGGCCTTTTCGCTCAAGGCCAACTCGGCCGCGCTGGAGCAGGTGCACGACTCGTTGGTAGAGGCGGCCCGCGCCTGCGGCGCCACCATGTGGCAGGCCCTGCGCGACATTGTGTTGCCCCTGGTGCGCCCCGGCATGGTCGCGGCCTTCTTCCTCATCTTTTTGCCCGCCCTGCGCGAACTCACAGTTTCCGTCATGCTTTACGGCACTACCAGCCGCACCATCGGCGTGGCTATTTACACCTTGAATGAAGACGGTGAAACGGTCACTTCAGCCGCCTTGGCAGGCATAGCGCTGATCCTTATCGTGACGGGGCAAACCATTATCAACCACTTTGCCAAAACCAGGCAGGCCTGA
- a CDS encoding ABC transporter ATP-binding protein: MAEIVLDNISKSYGEHKVLQNLSLKLEDGECFTLIGPSGCGKTVLLRIIAGFEALDGGSMRIGSEVVADAKTGAFLPAEQRSLGVVFQDYAVWPHMTVRQNVGYPLKIAKTNPAEAAALVQKSIDDVNLTGMEDRLPSQLSGGQQQRVALARALVAQPSLLLLDEPLNNLDANLREEMRFEIKTLQKNLGVTILYVTHDQEIALAISDRMAVMDAQGALRQVGTPTELFARPVDEFVFSFLGMSNFLHVRVQNGAAELAGQAFPLLPEAGSSGDLRVGFRPSDVVLRREGQGLRAKVHRASFLGAFMDYQLEVGGQYLRTALDTHEALANGLLLQEGEDCVFTLRNAHWFK, encoded by the coding sequence ATGGCGGAAATCGTACTCGACAATATTTCAAAATCCTATGGCGAACATAAGGTTTTGCAGAATCTTTCCCTAAAGCTGGAGGACGGCGAGTGCTTCACGCTTATAGGGCCTTCCGGCTGCGGCAAGACTGTGCTGCTGCGCATTATTGCCGGCTTCGAGGCGTTGGACGGGGGCAGCATGCGCATCGGCTCCGAGGTAGTGGCCGACGCCAAAACTGGAGCTTTTCTGCCGGCGGAGCAGCGCAGCCTTGGGGTGGTCTTTCAGGACTATGCCGTGTGGCCGCATATGACGGTACGGCAAAATGTAGGCTATCCTCTCAAAATCGCCAAAACCAACCCGGCGGAAGCGGCAGCGTTGGTGCAGAAAAGCATTGACGACGTGAACCTTACGGGCATGGAAGACCGCTTGCCTTCGCAACTTTCGGGCGGCCAGCAACAGCGTGTGGCCTTGGCGCGCGCGCTGGTGGCGCAGCCCAGCCTGCTTTTGCTGGATGAACCCCTGAACAACCTGGACGCCAACCTGCGCGAAGAAATGCGTTTTGAAATCAAAACGCTGCAAAAAAATCTTGGGGTCACCATCCTTTATGTTACGCATGATCAGGAAATAGCCCTGGCCATCTCGGATCGGATGGCGGTGATGGACGCGCAGGGCGCGTTGCGCCAGGTGGGCACGCCGACCGAGCTCTTTGCCCGCCCTGTGGACGAATTTGTGTTTTCCTTCCTGGGCATGAGCAATTTTCTGCACGTTCGGGTGCAGAACGGTGCGGCCGAATTGGCAGGCCAAGCCTTTCCCCTTTTGCCCGAAGCCGGTTCCTCCGGCGATCTGCGGGTGGGCTTTCGACCTTCGGACGTAGTTCTGCGGCGCGAAGGCCAAGGGCTGCGGGCCAAGGTGCATCGGGCCAGTTTTTTGGGCGCGTTTATGGACTACCAGCTGGAAGTGGGCGGGCAATACCTGCGTACAGCTCTGGATACGCACGAGGCCCTGGCAAACGGCCTGCTGCTTCAAGAGGGTGAAGATTGTGTCTTTACCCTGCGTAACGCGCATTGGTTCAAATAA
- a CDS encoding rhomboid family intramembrane serine protease, with protein MRAVSSSSRHPLPAGRWRVRRRPGSVPPFWRKILEVEGAAGYARARDRLLVLEACRIPCRTVCFGGQLCAYVPPLLEQRARLELTEFVQEQKPRPPRTPWRPFPYSYLSILALLPLVLWHGWRAGWWPVPVCLPPPETWATAGMLDAVRVRVFGEWYRVVTALTLHAGLTHLCGNVVFGALFLILLARCVGPGSAVLLTLLGGAAGNALTVPLRPGAFTSLGFSSALFAAIGGLAGAMARRERHWRKAMLPVAAGAALLAMLGTEGENTDYLAHVAGLVCGLALGLLPLRRVGVRPSALRQAAAFALALALPAAAWLWAFAAAGR; from the coding sequence ATGCGCGCTGTTTCTTCTTCCTCCCGCCATCCCTTGCCTGCCGGGCGCTGGCGCGTGCGGCGCAGGCCCGGTTCCGTCCCCCCATTCTGGCGCAAAATTCTGGAAGTGGAGGGCGCGGCAGGCTACGCCCGTGCCCGCGACCGTCTGCTGGTGCTGGAGGCCTGCCGCATTCCGTGCAGGACGGTTTGCTTTGGAGGACAACTGTGCGCCTATGTGCCGCCCTTGCTGGAGCAGCGGGCGCGCCTGGAACTGACGGAATTTGTGCAGGAGCAGAAACCGCGCCCGCCCCGGACGCCCTGGCGGCCTTTCCCCTACAGTTATCTTTCCATTCTGGCCTTGCTGCCGCTGGTGCTCTGGCACGGCTGGCGGGCAGGCTGGTGGCCTGTGCCCGTGTGCTTGCCGCCGCCGGAAACCTGGGCCACCGCCGGGATGCTGGACGCGGTGCGCGTGCGTGTGTTCGGTGAATGGTATCGGGTAGTCACGGCCCTGACCCTGCACGCCGGGCTCACCCACTTGTGCGGCAATGTGGTTTTTGGGGCGTTGTTTCTGATTTTGCTGGCCCGCTGTGTTGGGCCAGGGTCGGCCGTGCTGCTGACCCTGCTGGGAGGGGCGGCGGGCAATGCGCTGACCGTGCCCTTGCGGCCTGGGGCCTTTACCAGTCTGGGCTTTTCCTCCGCCCTGTTTGCCGCCATAGGGGGGCTGGCCGGGGCCATGGCCCGACGGGAACGCCACTGGCGCAAAGCCATGCTGCCCGTGGCTGCTGGAGCGGCCTTGCTGGCCATGCTGGGGACGGAAGGAGAAAATACGGACTATCTAGCCCATGTGGCCGGGCTGGTCTGCGGTCTGGCCCTGGGCCTGCTACCGCTGCGGCGCGTGGGGGTGCGGCCCTCGGCCTTACGCCAGGCAGCGGCCTTTGCCTTGGCCCTGGCTCTGCCGGCAGCGGCCTGGCTGTGGGCTTTTGCCGCGG
- a CDS encoding ABC transporter ATP-binding protein, producing the protein MSITLTDVTKYFGKVKAVSSLNLKIGDGECFSMLGPSGCGKTTTLRMVAGFEDLDEGEISVNGKLLSSGAKKYYLPPEKRDFGMVFQAFAVWPHMSVYENVAFPLRIKKTNAAEIDKRTTEALQHTNLLDVARKSPADLSGGGKQRVALARALAINPSVMLLDEPLSSLDPHLREEMRFEIKELQKIYGFSIMYVTHDQSEAMALSDRILVMKNGVVQQIASPLEVYTNPANRFVFSFIGLSNFTDMTVTESAMVLDGVAAPFPSGCVPDATIVRAGTGTMASRPNEIEFVDEGGVPGIVERRTFLGELIDYQVRVGKQEVRVQKGRYGKGPQTGEACRLHFLKPYWFPLTASE; encoded by the coding sequence ATGTCCATTACACTGACCGACGTAACCAAATATTTTGGCAAGGTTAAGGCTGTTTCCTCGCTGAATCTGAAAATCGGCGATGGCGAGTGCTTTTCCATGCTGGGGCCATCGGGCTGCGGCAAAACTACGACCCTGCGCATGGTGGCGGGCTTTGAAGATCTGGACGAAGGGGAGATCAGCGTCAACGGCAAGCTGCTTTCGTCCGGTGCGAAAAAATATTACCTGCCGCCGGAAAAACGTGATTTCGGCATGGTTTTTCAGGCCTTTGCCGTCTGGCCGCACATGAGCGTCTACGAAAACGTAGCCTTTCCATTGCGTATCAAAAAAACCAATGCGGCTGAAATCGACAAGCGTACCACCGAGGCGCTGCAGCACACAAATTTGCTGGACGTGGCGCGCAAAAGCCCCGCAGATCTTTCCGGCGGCGGCAAGCAGCGGGTAGCCCTGGCCAGGGCGCTGGCCATCAACCCTTCTGTCATGCTCCTGGACGAGCCCCTTTCCAGCCTCGACCCGCACCTGCGTGAAGAAATGCGCTTTGAAATAAAAGAGCTGCAAAAAATATACGGCTTTTCCATCATGTACGTGACCCACGATCAATCAGAGGCCATGGCCCTTTCAGATCGTATTCTGGTCATGAAAAACGGCGTGGTGCAACAAATAGCCTCGCCGCTCGAAGTGTATACCAACCCAGCCAATCGATTTGTGTTCAGTTTTATTGGGCTTTCCAACTTCACGGACATGACGGTAACCGAAAGTGCTATGGTGCTGGACGGCGTTGCCGCGCCGTTTCCTTCCGGCTGCGTTCCAGACGCGACCATTGTGCGCGCGGGCACGGGTACCATGGCAAGCCGCCCTAATGAAATCGAATTTGTCGATGAGGGCGGCGTGCCCGGCATAGTGGAACGCCGAACTTTTCTTGGCGAACTTATTGACTATCAAGTCAGAGTGGGCAAACAGGAAGTGCGGGTGCAAAAGGGACGGTATGGCAAGGGCCCTCAGACCGGGGAAGCGTGCCGACTGCATTTTCTGAAGCCGTACTGGTTTCCACTGACCGCATCAGAATGA
- a CDS encoding ABC transporter substrate-binding protein — MKRCSIFLLAVAMVAISAISAIAGEKLVVYTSLKESIIGSMKEAFVKKYPDIAVDYQSAGAGKLMAKIATERQSGKIMADVIWTSEVPDFFNMRAEGLLEKYISPEMPNVINPFADFDGSFTAVRLGTLGIAYNKRYVKQPPTQWSDMTKPEFKKAFGIANPALSGTAYMSIQLLVDKFGWDYIQNVHKNGARIGKGSGQVVDDTASGDLLACIGVDYIVNEKIKKGADLALVYPPEMLVIPSPAAIFKGTPNLNAAKKFVDFLLSEEGQQILAEQGTLPVRKGIAPGKEYNLPSGEDAMARSLKVDYKKILTDKEATIKKFTDIMMAK, encoded by the coding sequence ATGAAACGTTGCAGTATTTTTTTGTTGGCAGTCGCCATGGTGGCAATCTCCGCAATTTCAGCCATTGCGGGCGAAAAACTGGTTGTCTACACCTCACTAAAAGAATCCATTATTGGTTCTATGAAAGAGGCCTTCGTCAAGAAATATCCTGATATAGCTGTTGACTATCAGTCTGCTGGGGCTGGGAAGCTCATGGCCAAGATTGCTACAGAGCGGCAGTCTGGCAAAATTATGGCCGACGTCATCTGGACCAGCGAAGTGCCGGACTTTTTCAACATGCGCGCCGAGGGCCTTCTGGAAAAATACATTTCGCCAGAGATGCCCAATGTCATCAACCCCTTTGCTGATTTTGACGGTTCATTTACAGCCGTCCGTCTGGGGACGTTGGGCATTGCCTACAACAAACGCTATGTGAAACAGCCGCCCACACAATGGAGCGACATGACCAAGCCTGAGTTCAAGAAGGCGTTCGGCATTGCCAACCCGGCCCTTTCCGGCACCGCATACATGAGCATCCAGCTTCTGGTGGACAAGTTTGGCTGGGACTACATCCAAAACGTGCACAAAAACGGCGCGCGCATTGGCAAGGGCTCTGGCCAGGTGGTGGACGATACAGCTTCCGGCGATTTGCTCGCCTGCATCGGCGTGGACTACATCGTGAATGAAAAGATCAAAAAAGGCGCTGACCTCGCCTTGGTGTATCCGCCCGAGATGCTCGTCATCCCCAGCCCGGCCGCTATTTTCAAAGGCACGCCGAACCTGAATGCGGCCAAAAAGTTTGTGGACTTTCTGCTTTCTGAAGAAGGCCAGCAGATCCTGGCCGAGCAAGGCACCCTGCCCGTGCGCAAAGGCATAGCCCCCGGCAAGGAATACAACCTGCCCTCCGGTGAGGACGCCATGGCCCGCAGCCTCAAAGTTGATTACAAAAAGATTTTGACTGACAAGGAAGCTACTATTAAAAAGTTTACCGACATCATGATGGCAAAATAG
- the rpmB gene encoding 50S ribosomal protein L28 produces MSKECVFCGKKPQVGNLVSHSNIKTKRRFAPNLQRVRHQFADGSVRTLTVCTRCLRSGVVTKPLVRKES; encoded by the coding sequence ATGAGCAAGGAATGCGTGTTCTGCGGCAAAAAGCCCCAGGTTGGCAATCTTGTGAGCCACTCCAATATCAAGACCAAGCGTCGCTTCGCCCCCAATCTGCAGCGCGTGCGCCATCAGTTTGCTGACGGCAGCGTGCGTACGCTCACCGTGTGCACCCGTTGCCTGCGCTCCGGCGTAGTGACTAAGCCCCTGGTGCGCAAAGAGAGCTAA